In Pelomonas sp. SE-A7, one genomic interval encodes:
- the acpS gene encoding holo-ACP synthase, with protein sequence MIYGIGTDICDIRRIRDTLERRGERFAEKVLGPHELAVFRERRAKVEARGVAYLATRFSAKEAFSKAIGMGMRMPMTWRACEVVKAASGKPEIRLHGELASWFEARGLKAHVTVSDESEYAAAFVVVETR encoded by the coding sequence GTGATCTACGGCATCGGCACCGACATCTGCGACATCCGCCGCATCCGCGACACGCTGGAGCGGCGCGGCGAGCGCTTTGCCGAGAAGGTGCTGGGCCCGCATGAGCTGGCGGTGTTCCGCGAGCGCCGCGCCAAGGTGGAAGCTCGAGGGGTGGCCTATCTGGCCACGCGCTTCTCGGCCAAAGAGGCCTTCTCCAAGGCCATAGGCATGGGCATGCGCATGCCCATGACCTGGCGGGCCTGCGAGGTCGTCAAGGCCGCCAGCGGCAAGCCCGAGATCCGCCTGCACGGCGAGCTGGCTTCCTGGTTCGAGGCCAGGGGCCTGAAGGCTCATGTGACGGTCAGCGACGAGAGCGAGTACGCCGCTGCCTTCGTGGTGGTCGAGACCCGCTGA
- a CDS encoding pyridoxine 5'-phosphate synthase yields the protein MNPLVMPDGAQGGRCALSVNVNKVALLRNTRHLGIPSVLKAAEACLLAGAQGITVHPRPDARHIRSSDVNELAELLKAWPHAEYNIEGNPTQNLMDFVREIRPHQVTFVPDSEDQFTSDHGWNLPADMDRLRPLIAECKQLGVRVSLFMDPLPEAMVHVAALGAERIELYTETYASTFGTPREAEVVAGFAATARAALAQGLGINAGHDLNRENLTRFLQEVPGVQEVSIGHALVADALELGYAETVREYQRSIQRAYIL from the coding sequence ATGAATCCACTCGTGATGCCGGATGGCGCCCAGGGCGGGCGCTGCGCCCTGTCGGTCAACGTCAACAAGGTGGCGCTGCTGCGCAATACCCGCCACCTGGGCATTCCCAGCGTGCTGAAGGCGGCCGAGGCTTGCCTGCTGGCCGGCGCCCAGGGCATAACTGTCCATCCGCGTCCTGATGCCCGCCACATCCGCTCCAGCGATGTGAACGAGCTGGCCGAGCTGCTCAAGGCCTGGCCCCACGCCGAGTACAACATCGAGGGCAATCCGACCCAGAACCTGATGGATTTCGTGCGCGAGATCCGTCCGCACCAGGTCACCTTCGTGCCCGATTCCGAAGACCAGTTCACCTCGGACCATGGCTGGAACCTGCCGGCCGACATGGACCGCCTGCGTCCGCTGATCGCCGAGTGCAAGCAGCTGGGCGTGCGCGTCAGCCTGTTCATGGATCCGCTGCCTGAGGCCATGGTCCATGTCGCAGCACTGGGTGCAGAACGCATCGAGCTCTACACCGAAACCTACGCCAGCACCTTCGGCACCCCCCGCGAGGCCGAAGTGGTGGCCGGCTTTGCTGCCACGGCTCGGGCGGCCCTTGCTCAGGGTCTGGGCATCAACGCCGGACACGACCTCAACCGCGAGAACCTGACCCGTTTCCTGCAGGAGGTGCCTGGCGTGCAGGAGGTTTCCATCGGCCACGCCTTGGTTGCCGACGCGCTTGAGCTGGGCTATGCCGAGACGGTGCGCGAATACCAACGCAGCATCCAAAGGGCCTACATCTTGTGA
- the recO gene encoding DNA repair protein RecO produces the protein MRRVPAVQPAFVLHHYDWSESSLILDLFTREQGRLAVVAKGAKRPYSQLRAVLLPFQRIQVGLSKPGKTAEEGAPEVLTLRTAEWAGGNTLPAGAALFSGYYLNELLLKLLARQDPHPRLFDAYAATLPELHASEDAQSQAALRAFELRMLSELGLLPDLSVATLTQQPLEAERRYALSPESGVIAASDDSALLLGASLVQLQAALLHGSAGALQQACMNDQAALKTVLRGLLLYHLGHRPLRTRQVMLDVQKLLD, from the coding sequence ATGCGCAGGGTTCCAGCCGTTCAGCCTGCCTTCGTCCTGCACCACTACGACTGGAGCGAGTCTAGCCTGATCCTGGACCTGTTCACCCGAGAGCAGGGTCGCCTGGCCGTCGTTGCCAAGGGGGCCAAGCGGCCGTATTCTCAGCTGCGTGCCGTGCTGCTGCCGTTCCAGCGCATCCAGGTCGGCCTGTCCAAGCCGGGCAAGACGGCCGAGGAGGGCGCCCCCGAAGTGCTAACGCTGCGCACGGCCGAGTGGGCTGGTGGGAATACCTTGCCTGCCGGTGCGGCCCTGTTCAGCGGCTACTACCTGAACGAGCTTCTGCTCAAGCTGCTGGCTCGCCAGGATCCGCATCCCCGACTGTTCGATGCCTATGCAGCGACATTGCCCGAGCTGCATGCGAGCGAGGATGCTCAATCGCAGGCAGCCTTGCGCGCCTTCGAACTTCGAATGCTGTCGGAGCTCGGCCTGCTGCCCGACCTGAGCGTCGCGACGCTGACTCAGCAGCCGCTTGAGGCGGAACGCCGCTATGCCTTGTCGCCGGAGTCAGGCGTGATAGCCGCTAGCGACGATTCAGCCCTGCTGCTTGGCGCCAGCCTGGTCCAGCTCCAGGCCGCGCTCTTGCACGGCAGTGCCGGCGCGCTGCAGCAGGCTTGCATGAACGACCAGGCAGCATTGAAGACGGTGCTGCGTGGGCTGCTTCTCTATCATCTGGGGCACCGGCCGCTGCGCACCCGCCAGGTGATGCTGGACGTCCAGAAACTGCTCGACTGA
- the era gene encoding GTPase Era, with translation MTDITPPAAAPSENSQRCGLIAIVGRPNVGKSTLLNALVGQKVSITSAKAQTTRHRITGVRTVEEAQFVFVDTPGFQTKHNAALNRNLNRTVHGVMGDVDLVLFVVEAGRFGLDDAKVLSLLPEDKPVVLIANKLDAVHRRAELAPWLKSMAERRNFAEFVPISAKKAADVQRLFKILKPYLPEQGWFYDEDALTDRSEKFLASEIIREKLFRLTGDELPYTSTVVIDKWEDEGELRRISASIVVERDAHKGMVIGQGGEVLKRIGSEARQELEHLMDGRVFLELWVKVRSGWADSEEHLRSYGYE, from the coding sequence ATGACCGACATCACTCCTCCCGCCGCTGCCCCTTCCGAAAACTCGCAGCGCTGCGGTCTCATTGCCATCGTCGGCCGACCCAATGTCGGCAAGTCGACCCTGCTCAATGCCCTGGTCGGCCAGAAGGTCAGCATCACCTCGGCCAAGGCCCAGACCACCCGCCACCGCATCACCGGCGTGCGCACGGTCGAGGAGGCGCAGTTTGTCTTTGTCGACACGCCGGGCTTCCAGACCAAGCACAACGCGGCGCTGAACCGCAATCTCAACCGCACCGTCCATGGCGTGATGGGCGACGTGGACCTCGTGCTGTTCGTCGTCGAGGCCGGGCGTTTCGGGCTGGACGACGCCAAGGTTTTGTCGCTGCTGCCCGAGGACAAGCCGGTGGTGCTGATTGCCAACAAGCTGGATGCCGTGCATCGCCGCGCCGAGCTGGCGCCCTGGCTCAAGAGCATGGCCGAGCGCCGCAACTTTGCCGAGTTCGTACCGATCTCGGCCAAGAAGGCGGCCGACGTGCAGCGCCTGTTCAAGATCCTCAAGCCCTACCTGCCCGAGCAGGGCTGGTTCTACGACGAGGATGCGCTGACCGATCGCAGCGAGAAGTTCCTGGCCAGCGAGATCATCCGCGAGAAGCTGTTCCGACTGACCGGTGACGAATTGCCGTACACGTCTACCGTGGTCATTGACAAGTGGGAAGACGAGGGCGAGCTGCGTCGCATCTCGGCTTCCATCGTGGTCGAGCGCGATGCTCACAAGGGCATGGTCATCGGACAGGGCGGCGAGGTGCTCAAGCGCATTGGTTCCGAGGCCCGCCAGGAGCTGGAACATCTGATGGATGGCCGCGTGTTCCTGGAGCTGTGGGTCAAGGTGCGCTCCGGCTGGGCGGACAGCGAGGAGCACCTGCGCAGCTACGGCTACGAGTGA